The Jannaschia sp. M317 DNA segment GATACAGCAGCAGCCACTTCAGGTTGTTCCAGAGCGAAATGTTGAAGTTCCGGTCCGACACCAGCTCCTGATAGTTGCCCATGCCGATGAATGTGCCGCTTTCCTGAAGGTCACCCAGCCCGTCCCAGGCGTAAAAGCTGACCTGAAAGGACTGGAAAATCGGGATGATGACGTAGGCCGCAAAAAACAACAGACCGGGGGCCAGGAACAGCCAGGGCGTGATCGCGATCTCGTTTCGCCTGTACCAGCTGCGGGTCTCTACCGGCGGTTGGGTGTCGGGAACTGCGGGTGCATTGACCATGCGGGCCTCCTGTCAACGGCAGTGCGGGATGTGAGTCCGGCACATGCGGAAACGTCCGGGAACGTTTGCGGATGGGTCGGGGGGTGCAGGGCGGCGTGAACCCCGCCCTACGGGGTGTCGGTGTGGGTCGGGGCGGCGATGCCGCCGCCCCGACCGGCCGATCACTTGTAGACGCGGGCGCGTGTCTGCTCCAGGCGGCCCAGGATGTCGTCCAGGTTGTCCGGGAACACCATGAACTCCTGCAGGCCTTCCATGCCGGCGGCGGCCATCTCGGCCGGGAAGTCCCGGTCGAAGAACTGGGCGATGCCGCCCGTGGCGTTCGTGGTCAGCATCTCGAAGCCCTGGTTCAGGAACTCGTCATCATCCACCGAAGAGGCGGCGTTGACGGGCAGCTGGCCCAGCTTGTCGCCCGCGTTGATCGCGGTCTGCACGTCGGCCGTGGTGACGAACTTCAGGAACTCGCGCGCGGCTTCCTTGTTGTCGGCACCCGACGGGATGTGGAACGTGTCGATCGGCGCATCCTCACCCTGCGGCACGTCCGCGATGGTGGGGAACTGGTAGAAGTCGATCTGCTCGTCCGTCAGGCCGGCATCGCGCAGCGAGGCCACGGCGAAGTTACCGATCAGATAGGCGGTTGCGTCGCCGCCGGTCATGAAGGGCAGCGCCTCCTGCCAGGAGTAGTTCTGATGGTCGTCGATGAAGGCGCCCATGTCGATCAGCTTGCGCCAGTTGGCAAACGTCTCACGCACACGATCGTCGGTCCACTCGACCTCGCCACGGGCGAGCTGCATGTGGAAGTCGAAGCCGTTGGTCCGCATGTTCAGATAGTCGAACCAACCGCCGGCGGTCCAAAGGAACTTGGTCCCGATGGCATAGCACTTGCGACCCGAATCGAGGATCACCTGGCAGTTGGCCATCTCTTCTTCGAAGGTGGCGGGCTCTTCGATGCCCAGCTCGGCAAAGATGTCCTCGCGGTAGTAGATGCCCCACTGGTAGTAGGTATAGGGCACACCCCACTGCTTGTCGTCGATGGTCAGCGCGCCCTTGACGGCGTCCAGACCTTCGATGTCGCCCCAGATGTCCGAGACGTCTTCGAACAGGCCCGCGTTCACATAGGGGCCCATGCGGTTGGCGGCGTACCAGTTGATGACATCGGGCGGGTTCGAGGTCAGCGCGTTGCGGATCTGACCCTTCCAGCCGTCACGGTCGACGATTTCCAGCTCGATGTTCAGACCGGGGTGCATTTCCCCGAACTGAGCAACCAGACCTTCCATCACCGCGCGCGGTGCAGGGTTGGACATGTCCGAAATGATTCGCATGTCACCGGACAGCGCGTGGCCGTCGGCGAAAGCAGCTCCAGACATGATGGTAGAGGCGGCAAGAGCCGTCAAAATGGATCGCATATTATCCTCCCGATGCGTCCTGAACGGGCCCCGAGGGACCCTATGACAGGTTCCATTAAATGAAACCTAGTTTCTTATATTGAAAACTGTCGGACTTTCTGGCTAGGCTGTCAACAGGATTTGAGACTGGGAGGCTCGAATGAACGTCCAAAGGGAGGGAAGCGACGGCACAGTGGGCAAAGCGCTCGATGTGCTCGACCGCGTGGCGGCCTATGGCCGGCCCGTCCGTTTTTCGGAGGTTCTCGAAGAGTCGCCCTTTCCCAAGGCCACGCTCTACCGGTTGCTCCAGACGCTCACGAATCAGGGCATGCTGACCTTCGATCGGACCCACAACACGTACTCGCCCGGCATGCGGCTCGTGCGTATGGCGCATGCCGCCTGGGCCCAGTCATCCTTGGCTCCGGTGGCGCGTCAGCACCTCGATGACCTGTCCGGGCTTGTCGGTGAAACGGTGCACCTGGCGCAGCTTGACGGGGCGCATGTCCTTTATGTGGACAAACGGACGCCGGCTGCCGCGTTGCCGATGTATTCCGACGCGGGCAAGGTCGGTCCGGCCTATTGCACCGGCGTCGGCAAGGCGATGCTGGCCTGGCTGCCCAAGCCGGAGCTGGATCGCGTCCTGGCGCAACAAAGCTGGCACCCCTTTACCGACACGACGCTGACCACCCCCGAGGCGCTGATCGCGGAGCTGGCGGTGATTCGGGCAGAGGGGCACGCCTTTGACCGCGAAGAACACGAGCGGGGCATTCAATGCATCGCCATGCCTGTCCTGTCACCGGGCGGGCACGTGCGGGGGGCCGTTTCGGTCACCTCATCCGTCGCGCGGGGTCCCCTCGCGCAGATGGAACGACACCTTCCGCATCTCACCGATGCGGTCACGAAGATAGCCGGAGACCTGCGCGATTGGCGTTTCCCGGACAAAAGAGAAGGATAGACAATGGCAGGCGTAGAACTTTCTGACGTCATCAAGCGCTACGGTGACGTGCAGGTGATCCATGGGGTCGACCTGGAAATCAAGGAAGGCGAGTTCTGCGTCTTCGTCGGCCCGTCGGGCTGCGGCAAGTCCACGCTCTTGCGGATGATTGCGGGCCTCGAGGAAACCACCGACGGCAAGATCATGATCGGTCCCCGCGACGTGACCCGCGAAGACCCGTCGCAGCGCGGCGTGGCCATGGTGTTCCAGACCTACGCGCTCTACCCGCATATGACCGTGGGCGAAAACATGGGGTTCGGCCTCAAGATGAACGGCCACCCCAAGTCCGAGATCGACAGCAAGGTTGGCGAGGCCTCGCGCATCCTCAAGCTGGACGACTACCTCAAGCGCAAGCCCGCCGCCCTGTCCGGTGGTCAGCGTCAGCGGGTCGCCATTGGCCGCGCCATTGTGCGTGGTCCCGAAGTGTTCCTCTTCGATGAGCCGCTGTCCAACCTGGACGCCGAGCTGCGCGTCGAGATGCGGGTGGAAATCGCGCGCCTGCACAAGGAAATCGGCGCGACGATGATCTATGTGACCCACGACCAGGTCGAGGCCATGACCATGGCCGACAAGATCGTGGTGCTGCGCGCCGGACGTATCGAACAGGTCGGTGCCCCGCTGGAGCTGTATCGCAACCCCGACAACCGATTCGTCGCGGGCTTCATCGGGTCGCCGTCGATGAACTTCCTGGCCGGGACCGTCAAAGGCGGCGCGGTCGAGGTTCCCGCGCTCGCCGCCACGGTCTCGCCGCAGGTCACCCTGCCCGCAGAGGGCAGCAAGGTCATCGTCGGCATGCGCCCCGAACACCTGGAATTGTCGCAGGGCGGAACGCTCTCGGTCGATCTGACCGAGGCGCTGGGCGGCGTCAGCTACGCCTATCTGACCGCCCCCACGGGCGAGAAGATGATCGTGGAAGAACGGGGCGATGTCCGGTCCAACGATGGTGACAAAGTCGGGCTGTCGATCGATCCGTCGCGGATCATGGTCTTCGACGCCCAGACCGAAGCGCGCATCCGCTGACCCGGAACCGAGCGGGGCAAGGCCCCGGCCCGGTTCCCCCAAAACGTAAAAAAGCCCTGCGGGGAATACCCCAAAATGGGGCAGACTGGCGGTCCGAAGGTGATTCGGGCCGCCTCTTTGTTTGCGTACGTCAGGGGGGGGCGACGGTGGAAATGAAAGCCGGCCGGAGTATTCGCTTTCGTTTCTTTCGTTTTGCTGCCAGGGTGTGACATCGGCATCCCGGGGGGAACGATGCTCACGCACCGCCAGCAGAAAATTCTCACATTGATCGAGGACACGTCCCGCGTGCGGGTCGAGGATCTGGCCGACCGGTTCGCGACGTCGCCACAGACCATCCGCAAGGATCTCCAGGCGCTGGCGGAATTGCACCACGTGGTCCGGTTTCATGGGGGCGCGACCCTGGTCGGCGGTGCGGAATATTCCCCCCCGGCAGAGCGGGAGGGCGAGGCCCATGCCGCCAAGGCGTCCATCGGATCGGCGGTCGCGGCCCGCTTGCCGCCGTCTGGCGCGCTGTTCTTGAACGCGGGCACGACGACGGTGCAAGCCATCCGCAAATTGACCGGGGCCCGGCAGTTGCGCATCATTGTGGACAACGTCGATCTGGCAGCAGAAATCAGGTCATACCAAGGGGTTGAGGTCATAGTCCCCGGCGGTGCAGTACGCCGGAGCGACGGCGCAATCCTCGGGGCGGAGGCGGTGGACTACATCCGCCAGTTCCGCCCCGACTACGCCGTGATCGGCGCGGCGGCGGTGGCCGAAGACGGGGGTCTTCTGGACTACGACCTGGCCGAGGTTCAGGTCTGCCGTGCGATGATGGAATACGCCCGCCACGTGATCCTGGCGGTGGACGGAACCAAGTTCCGCCGCACGGCACCGGTACGGTTCGGTCACCTGTCGGACATTCATACGCTTGTCACGGACAGCAGTCCAAAATGGCTCACACCGCTTTGCATGGATTGCGAGGTGGAACTGGTCCTGGCCGCGGGGTGAACCGACAGGATGCTTGACAGGTGCTTTCGAATTCGCGCAAATCGAAAGTAACGCGCTGATGCCGGGGCCACAGCCCCTCCCTTCAGCGCCAGGGGAGGACATATGGCCTGGTATCTAAGGGCGGCGCACGTCTTGGCGAAGGTCAATGCGCCCATTCTAACTGTCGGAAGAGCCTTGGGAATTTTCTGCATGGCCATGATGGTCGTGTTCATCCTGATCCAGGTTTTCTGGCGCTACGTCCTGTCCAATCCGCTGCCGTGGCCCGAAGAGGCGGCGCGATTTCTGATGCTCTGGCTGATGATCGTCGCCCCCACCGCGCTCCGCCGCGGTGGCTTCGTTGCGATCGACATGATCCAATTGGTCCTGCCACGCCGCGCCGGTATCCTGCTGACCCTGTTTCTTACGGCGATCTCGCTGCTTGTCCTGGTCGTGGCCGCTCAGATCGGATGGTCGGAAGTCACTGGTTTCTCGGGAAGATTCAAGACATCCTCGCTCTATTACCCAACCTTAGGTGGCTGGGAAAAGATGCCTCGCAGCTGGATGATGGCCTCGCTTCTGGTTGGTATCCTCATGATGGTTCTCGTCACCATAGAGCTGATCTTCCGCCAGATCGCGATGCTTGGCGGGCGCGAGGATGAGCTGCCCGTCATCCCCCATACCGACACCGTAGGAGCCGAATGATGCTTGTCTGGTTCCTGCCGCTCTTTCTCGTTGTCCTCATGGTCGGGCTGCCGGTGTTCTTTGCGCTGCTGGCCGCACCCGGAATTGTGCTTGTCCTGAACGGGGACGCAAAGGACCTCGTGCTGTTGTATCGTAATACTTACAATGGGATGGACAGTTTTCCCCTGATGGCGATCCCGTTCTTCATGCTCGCCGGCGAGATGATGAACAGAGGCGGCATCACGCTGCGCCTGGTGGAGTTCGCCCAGGCCTGCGTCGGCCATTTCCGCGCGGGGTTGGCGCAGGTCAACATCTTGTCGTCAATGTTGTTCGCGGGCCTGTCGGGGTCCGCCGTGGCCGATACCTCGGCGCTTGGCTCCATGCTGATCCCTGCGATGGAAAAGGAAGGCTATACCCGCAAATTCGCCGCGGCCGTCACCGCGGCCTCCTCCGTGATCGGCCCGATCATCCCGCCCTCGGGCATCATGATCATCTATGCCTACGTGATGGAGCAGTCGGTCGCGGCGCTGTTCCTGGCGGGCATCCTGCCCGGTGCGCTGGTCGGTATCGGTCTGATGATCGTCACCAACATCATCGCCCGCCGCAACCCGGATGCCATGCCTGCGTTGAAACGACGCGCGACCTGGCCGGAAAAGGGTAAGGCCTCGCTCAAGGCGTTCTTCCCTTTGCTCACGCCGGTGATCATCCTGGGCGGCATCCTGCTGGGCTGGTTCACCCCGACCGAAGCCTCGGCCGTGGCGGTGGCCTATGCCGCGATCGTGTCGATCTTCATCCTGCGAGAGATGAAGATCTCGGACCTGCCGGACGTGCTGGGCAAGGCTGCGATCATTTCGTCGGTGGTCCTGTTGCTGGTCGGCGCGGCCATGGCGTTCAAGACGGTTGTCGCGCTCAGCCACGCGCCGGAAACCCTGGCCGCGATCATCCTGTCGCTGTCGGACAACCCGCTGATCCTGTTGCTGTTGATCAACCTGCTGCTTTTCATTGTCGGCATGTTTCTCGACGCGGGGCCCGCGATTATCATCCTGGGGCCGGTGTTGGGTCCGATCTTTACGTCACTTGGCGTTGATCCGGTTCATTTCGCGATCATCATGTCGGTCAACCTGACGGTCGGACTGGCGACGCCACCTATGGGCCTTGTGCTTTTCGTGGCCTCATCGGTCAGTGGCGAACGGGTCGAAACCATCGCCAAGGCGATCCTGCCATTTCTCGCGGTCGAGATCTTCGTGATCTTCCTCATCACCTATGTGCCCGCGATTTCGCTGGCCGTGCCGCGCTTCTTCGGCTTCCTTTAATTTCAATAATCACCGGTCCAACAGGGAGAGAGACCTCATGAAACTCAAGACACTGCTGACGTCCGCCGCACTGGCCGCAGCCGTCGCGCTGCCCAGCATCGCCGCGGCCGACGGGCATGCGATCAACATTCGCGCCACGGCGAACTCCAACGAGAACGACGAAGATTATGACGGGCTCGTCGTCTTCAAGAACTACGTCGAGAACGCCTCCAACGGTGCCATCACGGTCGAGCTGTTCATCGGCACCCAGCTTTGCGGCAACGGGGCGGAGTGTCTGCAGGGCGTGGCGGACGGCTCGATCGATGTGTTCGTGACCACTTCGGGCGGGGCCGCCGGCATCTTCCCCTATGTGCAGATCTTCGACCTGCCGTATCTGATGGCCGATGATCGCATCGCCGAAGAGGTTCTGACCGGCACCGATCTGACCGCACAGCTGCGCGCCAAGGCGCTGGAAGATTCGGGCGACACCATCCGCATCATGTCGATCGGCAACACCGGCGGCTGGCGCAACTTTGCCAACACCGTGCGTCCGATCGAAGAGCCGTCGGACATGGAGGGGCTGAAGATCCGCACCGTGGTCGCCGACCTGCCGCAGGAGTTGGTGCGCGCCCTGGGTGCCTCGCCGACCCCGATCCCGTGGCCGGAGCTGTTCACCTCGTTCCAGACGGGCGTGGTCGAAGGATCCAAGAACGGCATCACCGACATCATGGGCATGAAATTCCCGGACGCGGGTCTGCAGTATGTCACGCTGGACGGGCACGCCTACATGGCGGCGGTCTGGGTGATGAACAACCAGAAGTTCCAGGAAATGGACGACGGCATGAAGCGCGTCATCGTTGACGGCTTCTCTGCCCTGCAGCAGGCGACCTTCGCCTCGCCCAAGCGCAAGTCGATTTCTGCCTACGAAGAGTTCGTGGCCGGTGGCGGCAACCTTTATGTGCCGACGCCCGAGCAGAAGCAGGCGTTCCAGGATGCGGCCGCACCGGTCTATGACTGGTTCGCCGAAAACGTGGACGGTGGCGAAGAGATGCTCGCCAATTTCCGTGCCGCCATCGCCGAGGCCGAAGCAGAGATCAACGGTCGTCGTGACGCCGAACTGAACTGAGCGGGCGGCGCGTCCCCCTCTCGACCGGATCAGGCGGCCTGCGGGTCGGCTGATCCATCCCACTCTTTCTTTTCGTCCCGTCGCGCGTCTTCGTCCAACTCGAAGCCAGCGACAAGTTCGGTCAATCCGAGAGTCGCGCCGCTGAGCTGGCGCGAGAGGGTCACCCCTTGCTCGGACGCCTCCACGTTCCGCTCCATGGATTGCGACATGGCCACCATCGTCTGTTCCATCATCCCAAACCGATCCGCCTGGTCCTCGTTCGTGCGGATGATGCCGTCGAACACCTCGCGCACTTCGCTCAGACTGATCTGGAGTTGGGTCAGGACCGCCTTTGTCTGGTCGGTACTGCGGCGCCCTGCCATGACCTGTTGCGCGTTCTCGGCGACCAGGGCGCGGATCTCTTCTGCGCCGTCGGTGACCCGGGTTGCGAGGGATCGCACCTCGGTCGCGACGACGGCAAATCCGCGCCCCGCTTCGCCCGCGCGCGCGGCCTCCACCGCGGCATTGAGCGACAGCAGATGGGTCTGGTGGGCAATCATGTCGATCAGTTCGGCCAGCCGTTGCACGGCGATGCTGCCTTCTTCGATCCGGCTCATGTTTTCCGTGATCCGCGAAATTCCGGTGCCGGCATCCCCTGCTTCTGCGCCGATCTGTGCCAGCGTGGCCCCCGCGTCCCGGGCCGCCTTTCGGTTTGTGTCTAGGACATCGCGCAAGGCCATCGCGCCGTCGGTCAGCACATCCAGGTTGCCGCGTTCACGTTCGTTGCGGTCACGCAGGCTGGCGGCCGCACGGTCCAGGCCCTGCGCTGCGTTATTCACCTCGTCGGAGGCGGCGCGGATGCGCGACAGAACGCGGGCCATCGCCTCGATCGAGGTGGTGATGTTGTCCTGCAAATCCTTGAAGTCGCCTCCGAAATTTCCTTGCATGCGGGTGTTCAGCCGACCCTTCGCCAGGTCGCTGAGCGCCGCCATGACGGATCGGAGGCCAACGGCCAACGTCTCCATCAGGGCATTCAGGTCGGCCCCGATCGCGGCCAGCGCAGGGTCGTCCACATCCTCATCCACCCGGTGCGACAGATCGCCCGCACGCGCGCCCCGAAGGACCGCGCCCAGCCCGTCGCGCAGCGTCGCGGCCAATTCGGCCCGGTCGCGCGCCTGCCGTTCCTCGTCGAGGGTGGCGAAGGCACGCAGCATACACATCAGTTCCGAGTTCATGGCGCGCAGGAAACTGCCCGCCCCGTCCGCGCCCAGCCCCATGAACCAAGACGTCCGTTTCAGCAGATCTCCCAGCATCAATGTCTGGAGCGCCTGATGAGATTGCGAGAAATATTCCATGCCCTGACCCCGTTCCGCCAGCCTTCGGGCAAGGCACAGGTGATGATCCTCCTCCGGTGCCTCGTCGGACGGCATGAAGGCCAGCGCGATGCGCCAATGCTCCTCTGCAAGGATCTCGGCGGGCACCTCTTCGGGCGGCACGCCAAGACGTTCGGCGTTCACCGTGCGCAGGTTACGGTCCAGGTCCAGCATGCAGATGCGAAAGACCTCTGCCGCGGTCTCGGGCGGGCGAGAACGGGCGAATTTCACGGCACTGGGCATCGTCGCGACTCGCGTTCGGGACAGGTGCGGTCAACCTATGCCAGCCCCGCAAACAATCCGTTAACGCGGGCGTCAGCGGAACGGATACATCCAGACCTTGTAGTCCCCAACCAGTTCATGGGCCTTGTTGATTTCCTCCGGCGTCATCTTCTTGATGACCTCTTCCTGGCTGATCGCCGCGTCCGGGTCGCCGCCGATGGCCGACAGGGCATACCACATGTAGGCGCGGATCAGGTCGGGCGCGGGCATCCCCAGGCCGACTTCGTAGTACCAGCCGACGCCGGACTGCGCGCCCGGGTGCCCCTTCATGGCGGACCGCAGGTACCAATCAAAGGCGCGGATCTCGTCGCGTTCGACCCCCAGGCCCAAGGCGTACATGACGCCGATCAGTTCCTCTGCGTCGGCGTTGCCGGACCGCGCCGCAGGCCAGAGCGCTTCGCGCGCCGCCGTGAACTCTCCGGTCTCCATCAGGTCGCGGGCGTCTTCGATATCGGCCGTCGCGGGCGTCGCCAGAAGCAGGGCGGCAAGGGCAAGGTGTTTCATCGGATCCTCCTGGCCGCGACTTTGGCCACGGGTCCGGCAGTCGCGCAAGAGGTGCCGTTTCATCCCTTCGACGAAGACCTGGCGCGCGTTGGCCAGCTTCTGTTCTATGATCCGATCCTGTCGGGCAATCGCAACATTTCCTGTGCAACCTGCCACCATCACGACACCTTCAGCGGCGACGCGCTGAGCCTGGGTATCGGCGAGGGGGGGCGCGGTATCGGGCGCAAACGCACGGCGGGCGAAGGGCCGGACGCGATCCGCAAGCGGGTGCCGCGCAATGCGCCCGCCCTGTGGAACGTGGGCGCGAAGGAGTTCACGACATTCTTCCACGATGGCCGGGTTTCCCACTCAGACGCCTATGAAACCGGCTACGACAGCCCGGCCGAGGAATGGCTGCCGCAGGACATGCCGACCCTGTTGTCGGTGCAGGCGTTGTTCCCGCTGACCGCGCAGTTTGAGATGGCCGGCAACACCGGCGAAAACGAGGTGATCGGGGCCGTGCAGGACCGCATCGACCTGGGTTGGCCGATCCTGGCCAAGCGGGTCCGCACCATCCCCGCATATGGTGCGCCCCTTGCTGCGGCGTTCGATCTGGCCTCTCCCGAAGACGTCACGATCCGGCACGTCGCCATCGCGTTGGCGGATTTCATGAATTCGGAGTGGCGCAGTTTTGACAGCGCCTATGACCTTTGGCTGGCCGGGCAGGGCGATCTGACGCCTGCGCAGGATCGGGGCCGGTCCCTGTTCTTTGGGCGGGCCAATTGCGCGTCCTGCCATTCCGGGCCCCTTTTCACGGACCACGATTTCCACGCGCTGGCCTTGCCGCCCTTTGGCCCCGGACGCACGCGCCGCTTTGACCCGGTGCCCCGCGACGTGGGCCGGATGGCCGAAACGGATGATCTGGAAGATGCCTATCGTTTTCGCACGCCGAGCTTGCGGAACGTGACCCTGACCGGACCCTGGGGCCACAACGGCGCCTATCCGACGCTCGTGGGGATCGTGCGCCATCATGCCGATCCCCTGGCCGCGCTGGATGCCTGGACGCCCGCCTTGTCGGGTCTGCCCAAGGCGGACTGGCTGGCGGCGATCGACTTCGTCATCCAATCCGACACGCGCGAAATGGCGCGGGTGCGCGCGGCGGTGGACATTGCGCCCGTCGCCCTGTCGGACGCGGAGGTGGCCGACCTCGTGGCCTTCCTGCACGCGCTGGAAGGGGGCGACAGCCGCTATGGGCGATTGGGCATTCCCGACGCGGTTCCCTCGGGCCTGGAGGTGGAACGATGACGCGTCTTCTGGTCTGCGGCATTGCCGTCATGGACTATGTGCACCGGGTCGAGGCGATCCCCCAGGGCGAGGGCAAGCACCGATCCACCGCGTTCGAGCGGATCGGCGGCGGTTGTGCCGCGAACGCGGCCGTCGGCGCGGCGCGGCTGGGCGGGGACGTCACGCTGATGACACGCCTGGGCCTGGATGCCACGGGCGGCGAACTGGTGGCGATGTTTGCGGACCATGGCGTGACACAGGCCTTTGCGCGGGGCGGGCGGACACCCCTGTCGTCGGTCATGGTGGATCGCACGGGGGAACGGATGATCGTGAACTTTCCGGGTGCCGACCTGCCGATTGCGCCGCCGCCTGTGCCCGCCTTTGACGCCGTCCTGGCCGATTGCCGCTGGCCCGAGGCGACCGAGGCCGTCTTGACCGCCGCCCGAGCCGCCGGCTTGCCCGGTGTGATGGACGGCGAGAAATATACGCCGGAACCCTTGGCCGCCCTTGCCAGCCACGTGGTGTTCAGCGCCCCGGGGCTGCGCGATTTCGCGGGGATCGATGATCTGCCGCGCGCCCTGTCAGATGCCGCCGCGCGCCTGCCTGGGTTGGTCGCCTTTACCGACGGTGCCGACGGCGTCCGCTGGGCGCACGGCCCGCACGTCCCGGCCCCGCGCGTCGCACCGGTCGATACCCTGGGCGCGGGCGACGTCTGGCACGGGGCCTTTGCGCTGGCCCTGGGGCAAGGCCGCAGCCTGACCGAAGCATCCGATTTCGCCAACCGTGTCGCCGCGTTGAAATGCGCGCGGGCGGGCGGTTGGACCACCTATCCCACCCTTTCTGAACTGGAGACCTCATGACCCTGACGCTTACCCCCGGCAAGCAACTCGGCTTTCGTCGCATGTCCGACGAGGCCGGTCGCTTCAAGATGACCGCCGTGGACCAGCGCCCGCCCATCAAGAACCCCATCGCGGCAGCCCACGGAGGAGAGGCCCCCTGGGACAAGGTGGCCGAGGTCAAGACAGCCCTGATGGAGGCGCTGCAGCCGTCGTCCACCGCGATGCTGCTGGACCCGCATTATGCCATCCCTCACGGTTGGCGCGCCTTTGATGCGCGCAAGGGGTTGATCGTCACGCTGGAGGATTCGCTTTTCCGCGAAACGGGGCAGGGCCGCTATTCGGCAGAGATCGACGATTGGTCGGTGGGCAAGATCAAGCGGATGGGCGGCGATGCGGTCAAGGTTCTGGCCTGGTATCGGCCAGACATCTCTGACGAGGTGCGCATCGCGCAGGAGGATTTCGTCAAGCGCACGGGCGAGGCCTGCGCCGCACTCGACATCCCCTTCCTGTTCGAACTGCTGGTGCATCCGGTCGACAGCGACGCCGAACAGACCTCCGAATATACTGAAATGGCGACCAAACATTCCGACCACGTGCTCAAGTCGGTCGAGCATTTCGCCGGGGCCGATTATGGCGTGGACGTCTTCAAGCTGGAAAGCCCGGTCCCCGGCAAGGGCATCGAAGGCGGCGATGCGGCGGTGCAGGCGCTGTTCGACGAGATGGGGGCGCTTGCGGCGCGGCCCTGGGTCATGCTGTCGGCGGGCGCGGGCAAGGACGACTT contains these protein-coding regions:
- a CDS encoding tetratricopeptide repeat protein; its protein translation is MKHLALAALLLATPATADIEDARDLMETGEFTAAREALWPAARSGNADAEELIGVMYALGLGVERDEIRAFDWYLRSAMKGHPGAQSGVGWYYEVGLGMPAPDLIRAYMWYALSAIGGDPDAAISQEEVIKKMTPEEINKAHELVGDYKVWMYPFR
- a CDS encoding cytochrome c peroxidase, whose product is MFHRILLAATLATGPAVAQEVPFHPFDEDLARVGQLLFYDPILSGNRNISCATCHHHDTFSGDALSLGIGEGGRGIGRKRTAGEGPDAIRKRVPRNAPALWNVGAKEFTTFFHDGRVSHSDAYETGYDSPAEEWLPQDMPTLLSVQALFPLTAQFEMAGNTGENEVIGAVQDRIDLGWPILAKRVRTIPAYGAPLAAAFDLASPEDVTIRHVAIALADFMNSEWRSFDSAYDLWLAGQGDLTPAQDRGRSLFFGRANCASCHSGPLFTDHDFHALALPPFGPGRTRRFDPVPRDVGRMAETDDLEDAYRFRTPSLRNVTLTGPWGHNGAYPTLVGIVRHHADPLAALDAWTPALSGLPKADWLAAIDFVIQSDTREMARVRAAVDIAPVALSDAEVADLVAFLHALEGGDSRYGRLGIPDAVPSGLEVER
- a CDS encoding PfkB family carbohydrate kinase translates to MTRLLVCGIAVMDYVHRVEAIPQGEGKHRSTAFERIGGGCAANAAVGAARLGGDVTLMTRLGLDATGGELVAMFADHGVTQAFARGGRTPLSSVMVDRTGERMIVNFPGADLPIAPPPVPAFDAVLADCRWPEATEAVLTAARAAGLPGVMDGEKYTPEPLAALASHVVFSAPGLRDFAGIDDLPRALSDAAARLPGLVAFTDGADGVRWAHGPHVPAPRVAPVDTLGAGDVWHGAFALALGQGRSLTEASDFANRVAALKCARAGGWTTYPTLSELETS
- a CDS encoding tagatose 1,6-diphosphate aldolase — encoded protein: MTLTLTPGKQLGFRRMSDEAGRFKMTAVDQRPPIKNPIAAAHGGEAPWDKVAEVKTALMEALQPSSTAMLLDPHYAIPHGWRAFDARKGLIVTLEDSLFRETGQGRYSAEIDDWSVGKIKRMGGDAVKVLAWYRPDISDEVRIAQEDFVKRTGEACAALDIPFLFELLVHPVDSDAEQTSEYTEMATKHSDHVLKSVEHFAGADYGVDVFKLESPVPGKGIEGGDAAVQALFDEMGALAARPWVMLSAGAGKDDFKTVLEYAYAAGASGYLAGRAIWLDAFNAWPDMDAMRAGLTRDSVPYMDSLNALTDARATPWHQHQVYGGDGLAFVDASAGFRHGYGDMR